A section of the Saliniramus fredricksonii genome encodes:
- a CDS encoding thiol-disulfide oxidoreductase DCC family protein → MDTNSPTLTVFYDGDCPLCAREIAFYRRRKGAERLRWSDVAKLAPDQDVAPGLARADAMARFHVMDAQGKLISGGRAFAEIMARLDGFRIIGRILRREPLASLLDGAYAVFLPIRPQLQRLFGGRREPAPCTDDGACDPASQRRD, encoded by the coding sequence ATGGATACGAACTCCCCCACGCTCACCGTCTTCTATGATGGTGACTGCCCGCTCTGCGCGCGCGAAATTGCCTTCTATCGTCGCCGCAAGGGCGCGGAGCGCCTGCGCTGGAGCGATGTCGCCAAGCTCGCGCCCGATCAGGACGTCGCTCCCGGTCTCGCGCGCGCCGATGCCATGGCGCGGTTTCACGTCATGGATGCGCAGGGAAAGCTGATTTCCGGCGGCCGCGCCTTCGCCGAGATCATGGCCCGGCTCGACGGGTTTCGCATCATCGGACGCATCCTGCGCCGTGAGCCGCTGGCGAGCCTGCTGGATGGCGCCTATGCCGTGTTCCTGCCCATACGCCCACAGTTGCAGCGCCTCTTCGGCGGCAGACGGGAACCAGCCCCATGCACGGATGACGGCGCCTGCGATCCGGCATCGCAGCGCCGGGACTGA
- a CDS encoding DUF1223 domain-containing protein codes for MSHSVLRILRNGFRAGAFLALAAPAFAAAATEAQTPRAVIELFTSQGCSACPPADAKLIELARDPDLIALTLHVDYWDYLGWEDTLAQPAFSERQRAYAETRGDRGVFTPQMVVNGLYACIGSDPRAIAASLAAADRHATRLPVPVSVTREGRDLTIALHGDHDAGGEIWLLQVEPLISVAIERGENKGREAHYGNVVRAMSRVAEWDGTAMRVSARLADATGRFVVLVQHHDDAVPGRILGAARGDGLLAAH; via the coding sequence ATGTCGCATTCGGTCCTGCGCATCCTGCGCAACGGTTTTCGGGCGGGTGCTTTCCTGGCGCTCGCCGCCCCGGCCTTTGCCGCCGCCGCGACGGAGGCCCAGACCCCGCGCGCAGTGATCGAACTCTTCACCAGCCAGGGCTGTTCGGCCTGCCCGCCGGCGGATGCGAAACTGATCGAACTCGCGCGCGACCCCGATCTGATCGCCCTGACCCTGCATGTCGATTACTGGGATTATCTGGGCTGGGAGGATACGCTCGCGCAGCCGGCTTTCTCCGAGCGCCAGCGCGCCTATGCCGAGACACGCGGTGATCGCGGCGTCTTCACGCCGCAGATGGTGGTGAACGGCCTCTACGCCTGCATCGGCTCGGATCCGCGCGCCATCGCGGCCTCGCTGGCCGCCGCCGATCGCCACGCGACACGGCTGCCGGTGCCGGTCTCCGTGACACGCGAGGGGCGCGATCTCACCATCGCCTTGCATGGCGACCATGACGCCGGCGGCGAGATCTGGTTGCTGCAGGTCGAGCCCCTGATCAGCGTCGCTATCGAGCGCGGGGAAAACAAGGGGCGTGAGGCGCATTACGGCAACGTCGTGCGCGCGATGAGCCGCGTCGCGGAATGGGATGGAACCGCGATGCGGGTATCCGCCCGGCTTGCCGATGCCACGGGTCGATTCGTCGTCCTGGTGCAGCATCATGATGACGCCGTACCGGGGCGAATCCTCGGTGCAGCGCGCGGGGACGGGCTTCTCGCCGCGCATTGA
- a CDS encoding TRAP transporter permease, with protein MLYLPQKLTGWLITIVAVSMSVFHLYVAFFGAPDAYVMRGMHLAFALALAFLILPGRDGKAKSPNLFDLALLVAAAAASLYPMFNLEYIRMRMYYVDDPTALDYVFGITLILVVMEAARRATGLALTVTAALFLLYGLTWGNQSVGIMLDQLYLTTEGIFGIPLYVSATYVMLFILFGAFVERSGAGQLFMDFALALAGHTSGGPAKVAVITSSLFGTVSGSAVANVMTTGTFTIPLMRRTGYRPAFAGAVEAVASTGGQLMPPIMGAAAFVMAEFLGTSYLTVAAFAILPAILYYVAVFMAVHFEAKRIGLKGIPKPDLPRLGKVLRERGHLFLPLFIIVGVLLSGYSAAYAALCGIGSVIPTTWLRSTTRYTFTPRAIIEALEAGARNTLVVALACACAGIVIGTITLTGLGLAFTNVVMAASQNLLLPALILTMLAGIVLGMGLPTTPAYIVQVALLVPALVRLGVEVEAAHLFVLYFAVLSAITPPVAMAVYAANGISRAGLMESSWAAVKLGLTGYIIPFMFVFGPSLLMIGEWQVILGTVITATIGVTCLAAALHNYFFFGHTHFWERLLLLAAAFVLINPGLYTDIAGASLVGLTVASQLLLARPKRGEAEIPFIDAPETQPVAPATRERQPGE; from the coding sequence ATGTTGTATCTGCCGCAGAAGCTCACCGGATGGCTGATCACCATCGTCGCGGTCTCGATGTCGGTGTTCCATCTCTACGTCGCCTTCTTTGGCGCCCCCGATGCCTATGTGATGCGGGGCATGCACCTCGCCTTCGCCCTGGCGCTGGCCTTCCTGATCCTGCCCGGACGCGACGGCAAGGCGAAGAGCCCCAATCTGTTCGATCTGGCGCTGCTGGTCGCTGCAGCAGCCGCGTCGCTCTATCCGATGTTCAACCTCGAATACATCCGCATGCGGATGTATTACGTCGATGATCCGACGGCGCTGGACTATGTTTTCGGCATCACGCTGATCCTGGTCGTGATGGAGGCCGCGCGCCGGGCGACGGGACTCGCGCTGACCGTCACGGCGGCGCTGTTCCTGCTCTATGGTCTGACCTGGGGCAACCAGAGCGTCGGCATCATGCTCGACCAGCTCTATCTGACCACCGAGGGCATTTTCGGCATCCCGCTTTATGTCTCGGCCACCTATGTGATGCTGTTCATCCTGTTCGGTGCCTTCGTCGAGCGCTCCGGAGCCGGGCAGCTCTTCATGGATTTCGCCCTGGCGCTGGCGGGCCACACTTCCGGCGGCCCGGCAAAGGTGGCGGTCATCACCTCGTCCTTGTTCGGTACCGTCTCGGGCAGTGCCGTCGCCAATGTGATGACGACCGGGACCTTCACGATTCCGCTGATGCGGCGGACCGGCTATCGCCCGGCCTTCGCCGGCGCCGTGGAAGCGGTGGCCTCGACCGGCGGACAGCTGATGCCGCCGATCATGGGAGCCGCCGCTTTTGTCATGGCGGAATTCCTCGGTACGAGCTATCTCACCGTGGCGGCCTTCGCCATCCTGCCGGCGATCCTGTATTACGTCGCCGTGTTCATGGCGGTGCATTTCGAGGCCAAGCGCATCGGCCTGAAGGGCATTCCCAAGCCTGACCTGCCGCGACTCGGCAAGGTGCTTCGCGAGCGCGGGCATCTGTTCCTGCCCCTGTTCATCATCGTCGGCGTGCTGCTGTCGGGCTATTCCGCCGCCTATGCCGCGCTTTGCGGCATCGGCTCGGTGATTCCGACCACCTGGCTGCGCTCCACCACCCGCTACACCTTCACGCCCAGGGCCATCATCGAGGCGCTGGAAGCGGGTGCGCGCAACACGCTGGTGGTGGCGCTGGCCTGTGCCTGCGCCGGTATCGTCATCGGCACGATCACGCTCACCGGCCTCGGCCTCGCCTTCACCAATGTCGTGATGGCGGCCTCGCAGAACCTGCTGCTGCCGGCGCTGATCCTGACCATGCTCGCCGGGATCGTGCTGGGCATGGGCCTGCCGACGACGCCGGCCTATATCGTCCAGGTCGCCCTGCTCGTTCCCGCGCTGGTGCGGCTCGGCGTGGAGGTCGAGGCGGCGCATCTGTTCGTGCTGTATTTCGCCGTGCTCTCGGCCATCACGCCGCCCGTCGCCATGGCGGTCTATGCGGCAAACGGCATCTCACGGGCCGGCCTGATGGAGAGCTCGTGGGCGGCGGTGAAGCTCGGCCTGACAGGCTACATCATCCCGTTCATGTTCGTCTTCGGCCCCTCGCTGCTGATGATCGGCGAATGGCAGGTCATTCTCGGAACGGTGATCACGGCCACGATCGGCGTCACCTGTCTGGCCGCCGCGCTGCACAACTACTTCTTCTTCGGCCATACCCATTTCTGGGAACGCCTGCTGCTGCTCGCAGCGGCCTTCGTGCTGATCAATCCGGGGCTTTATACCGACATTGCCGGCGCATCCCTCGTCGGCCTGACGGTCGCGAGCCAGTTGCTGCTGGCGCGCCCGAAACGCGGGGAGGCCGAAATCCCGTTCATCGATGCGCCGGAAACGCAACCCGTGGCGCCGGCGACGCGGGAGAGACAGCCCGGGGAGTGA
- a CDS encoding TAXI family TRAP transporter solute-binding subunit, whose product MSSKMKLAALAAGVSLAILAAPAAQAQQARIMTGPQGGSWYPLGGAFANIMGEYGVNLQVLPGAGVANVRAVSEGKADIGFGNSISTVDGLAGRAPFENPQENVCNVATLYPQYFQIVALADAGIDSIADFEGKSVAIQPRGNTAEFVTAQALEVAGLTYDDLDRVSHVSYTDAVSLMRDNNAEVFTLGTTVPASAVMDLASSRDIKLVNMPDDTFEAMRELNPGYTKLTIPAGSYPGQDEDVQAVGYATHIIARCDLDEDVVYNLVEGMHENMEDLTSIVRVMADTSLEVMATDTGVPMHAGAERYYEEHGAM is encoded by the coding sequence ATGTCCAGCAAGATGAAACTCGCCGCGCTCGCCGCAGGCGTCAGCCTCGCCATTCTCGCTGCTCCGGCTGCGCAGGCGCAGCAAGCACGTATCATGACCGGCCCGCAGGGCGGCTCCTGGTATCCGCTCGGTGGCGCATTCGCCAACATCATGGGCGAATACGGCGTCAACCTTCAGGTTCTGCCGGGTGCCGGCGTTGCCAATGTCCGCGCCGTTTCCGAAGGCAAGGCCGATATCGGCTTCGGCAACTCGATCTCCACGGTCGATGGCCTTGCCGGTCGCGCGCCGTTCGAAAATCCCCAGGAGAACGTCTGCAACGTCGCGACCCTGTATCCGCAGTATTTCCAGATCGTGGCGCTCGCCGATGCCGGCATCGATTCGATCGCCGATTTCGAGGGCAAGTCCGTGGCGATCCAGCCGCGCGGCAACACGGCCGAGTTCGTGACGGCGCAGGCGCTGGAAGTCGCCGGCCTGACTTATGACGATCTCGACCGTGTGAGCCACGTCTCCTACACCGATGCCGTCTCGCTGATGCGCGACAACAATGCCGAGGTCTTCACGCTCGGCACCACCGTTCCGGCTTCCGCCGTGATGGATCTGGCCTCCTCGCGCGACATCAAGCTGGTCAACATGCCGGATGACACGTTCGAGGCCATGCGCGAGCTTAATCCGGGCTACACCAAGCTGACGATTCCGGCCGGCAGCTATCCGGGCCAGGACGAGGACGTGCAGGCGGTGGGCTATGCCACGCACATCATCGCGCGCTGCGATCTCGACGAGGACGTGGTCTACAATCTGGTCGAGGGCATGCACGAGAACATGGAGGACCTCACCTCCATCGTGCGCGTGATGGCCGATACCAGCCTCGAAGTGATGGCGACCGATACCGGCGTGCCGATGCATGCGGGCGCCGAGCGTTACTACGAGGAACACGGCGCGATGTGA
- a CDS encoding hybrid sensor histidine kinase/response regulator translates to MNGKPEGADGAGQEETIRQAARADLRSRAPFAALWAASVLLPLLVLGLAAWWSWHGVETAARDRVQRMVDMMHEHVLRSLDTQEAILEAIDYGMGQSDWESIAESRRLHALLATLNRRSPPSGGIVLVSPDRRIVAGSAEFPLTPIDASDRDYTRPEAHHGDRVYIGETVTARPRGERVFPVSRARSRAPEAGGWIVASFAPDYFEDFYRAVRESDADAAALVRSGGAVLARIPSGDATRDAGGNPGERDGSWRLPAEEVVGAALAENPDQGLIDAVSTHDGNRRLYAYRKVTGYPLYVVYGMSRQTMRAAWLRELVAHAAIAWIAAMALLVLTARIQRAARRERVALADARFEAERRAEAESRLAHAQRVDALGRIVGGVAHDFKNIVQAMRGGASRVAKRADDPDEVRRIAGMIDASAERGARLIERMLAFARRDQMPTARFDVAAALAETCDLLERTIGPAHRLICESGADLPQVTGDRAEFETALVNLVLNARDAMPDGGPIRITAQHETPEAAAAEGADTAARIIAIAVTDAGTGMDEATLARAGEPFFTTKPVGEGTGLGLATARAFAEHAGGTLEIASVAGAGTRMTLRLPAA, encoded by the coding sequence ATGAACGGCAAACCCGAAGGCGCCGACGGCGCCGGGCAAGAAGAGACGATCCGGCAAGCCGCCCGGGCCGATCTGCGATCGCGCGCACCTTTCGCCGCCCTGTGGGCGGCTTCGGTGCTGCTGCCTTTGCTGGTCCTCGGCCTCGCCGCCTGGTGGAGCTGGCACGGCGTCGAGACCGCAGCGCGCGACAGGGTGCAGCGCATGGTCGACATGATGCATGAGCACGTCCTGCGCAGCCTCGATACCCAGGAGGCGATTCTCGAAGCCATCGATTACGGCATGGGCCAAAGCGATTGGGAGAGCATCGCGGAATCACGGCGGCTGCATGCCCTCCTCGCCACGCTCAACCGGCGCTCGCCGCCATCGGGCGGCATCGTGCTGGTCTCGCCCGACCGCAGGATCGTGGCCGGCAGCGCGGAATTCCCCCTGACTCCCATCGATGCCAGCGACCGCGACTATACCCGGCCCGAAGCCCATCATGGCGACCGGGTCTATATCGGCGAGACCGTCACCGCGCGTCCGCGCGGAGAAAGGGTCTTTCCCGTCAGCCGTGCCCGCAGCCGCGCACCCGAGGCGGGCGGATGGATCGTGGCCTCGTTCGCGCCTGATTATTTCGAGGATTTCTACCGCGCAGTGCGCGAGAGCGACGCGGACGCGGCGGCCCTGGTGCGCAGTGGCGGCGCCGTGCTCGCCCGGATTCCCTCCGGAGACGCAACCCGTGACGCCGGAGGCAATCCGGGCGAGCGGGATGGATCGTGGCGCCTGCCGGCGGAGGAGGTCGTTGGGGCGGCCCTGGCGGAGAACCCGGATCAGGGTCTGATCGATGCCGTCTCGACGCATGACGGCAACCGCCGGCTGTATGCTTACCGCAAGGTAACCGGCTATCCCCTCTACGTGGTCTACGGCATGAGCCGGCAGACGATGCGTGCGGCATGGCTGCGCGAACTCGTGGCGCATGCCGCCATCGCCTGGATCGCGGCCATGGCGCTGCTGGTGCTGACGGCGCGGATCCAGCGGGCCGCGCGGCGCGAGCGGGTGGCACTCGCCGATGCCCGGTTCGAGGCCGAGCGGCGCGCCGAGGCCGAGAGCCGGCTCGCCCATGCCCAGCGCGTCGATGCGCTCGGACGGATCGTCGGCGGTGTTGCCCATGATTTCAAGAACATCGTCCAGGCGATGCGCGGTGGTGCATCGCGTGTGGCCAAGCGCGCGGACGATCCGGACGAGGTCCGCCGCATTGCCGGCATGATCGACGCTTCGGCCGAGCGCGGTGCGCGTCTGATCGAACGCATGCTCGCCTTCGCGCGGCGCGACCAGATGCCGACGGCGCGTTTCGACGTCGCCGCAGCCCTGGCTGAAACCTGCGATCTGCTCGAACGCACGATCGGCCCGGCCCATCGCCTGATCTGCGAATCCGGCGCCGATCTGCCTCAGGTGACGGGCGACCGGGCCGAATTCGAGACCGCCCTGGTCAATCTCGTGCTCAATGCCCGCGACGCCATGCCCGATGGCGGCCCCATCCGGATCACGGCGCAGCATGAGACTCCCGAAGCCGCCGCTGCGGAGGGCGCCGACACGGCAGCACGCATCATCGCCATCGCCGTCACCGATGCAGGGACGGGGATGGACGAAGCGACGCTTGCACGTGCCGGCGAGCCGTTCTTCACCACGAAACCGGTCGGTGAGGGTACGGGGCTCGGCCTCGCGACCGCCCGCGCTTTCGCCGAACATGCCGGCGGTACGCTCGAGATCGCCAGCGTCGCCGGCGCCGGCACGCGCATGACATTGCGTCTGCCCGCCGCCTGA
- a CDS encoding tetratricopeptide repeat protein translates to MRLFPGLPAHCAIGKAGPIRACRAAIVMMIACCGLVLAAVMGAPGLAMAEEPGEVSVRGQQDEGFGRIQLQFGEPVRVEARAANGVMVIAFEEPTVIRSERLAQQMPAYVSVVRHDPDGTGMRMALTQNFNVNVIHAGELVFVDILPERWSGMMPGLPPEVVADLARRARAAEALIAEERERQEEVPIRPLPVRVAELPTLTRLVFEPPVPTAISRRVEEDVFELRFGDPFRLEAERPLAAIPGIDAYEESDPDGNLTVRLLLERGFDARGFHEDDSYIVDIEPREGFEEVVASDLPALPASSPDDELPGADRRAGMPDPIDPEPDDAGDDAPVAADVEDPAPASSVTSIEQLIREQLPEPESGETEDARGRFLPGPDDGVPESLRLDFDFGEAVPAAAFTHGGILRVIFDSRKPLALDPQPEASEAVARLDGILREGRFVTVRFALPEPRLAHLTPHDRGWTLGIDADPDRAAMPVTVRPDIDDSGRHVVAVDLPEVSAVHWIDAPETGMRIAVATAAGEPRNLPRDQRFLEFQLLQTVQGAAVAAIADDLRVRVRDDEVVVSRPRDLLISGTSPAAGEAAPGEISGEAVFEAGPWRDARGGAVRQRLHEQMEAVIEARPSQRGDARLDVARFMLANGLATEAAGVLDVVAQDEPDRRTERRWLLLKAAAAMAMERLDEARALLSHPEHDSDREILLWRAWLDAREGRAQQAIAGFRHGRPLLEAYPDDLQGAMRLSLAESALAEGEINLARREATALAQLAPGSVEPDALHLLEARIDIAIGQPEQALANLARLAEEAARPYAAQAELLRLEHGLARGAVDTDEAIAALERLIVSWRGDEVEVRTLGLLGQLYAEEGRWRDAFVAARNAGAFFPDHPVSRELHDETARIFDEIFLGGRDEALDQVEAVALFFDFREFLPIGRRGDEIVRQLSNRLVELDLIDKATELLRHQVDNRLDGSARATVAARLATLYLMEGEPLAAREVLAETRLPELPESIRQARILLEARALSDLSRTDLALEILADTEGPEVDRLRADILWTAQRWRDAGEAHEALAGRRWQDGDELSRRERTDILRAAIAYTLADEAIALDRLRAKFLDQMMASEDADAFAVASAPDSLDTEAFRTLATRVTSSDTLFDFLEEYRKRFPETALPSRPGDATGVTGSPVPEDEQARLSPGAAPADRG, encoded by the coding sequence ATGCGTCTGTTCCCCGGGCTTCCCGCGCATTGCGCGATCGGGAAAGCCGGACCGATCCGGGCTTGCCGCGCCGCGATTGTCATGATGATCGCGTGCTGCGGGCTCGTGCTCGCCGCCGTCATGGGCGCGCCGGGCCTTGCCATGGCCGAAGAGCCGGGCGAGGTCAGTGTGCGCGGCCAGCAGGATGAGGGCTTCGGACGCATTCAGCTGCAATTCGGCGAGCCGGTCCGGGTCGAAGCACGCGCCGCCAACGGTGTCATGGTGATCGCCTTCGAGGAACCCACCGTCATCCGCAGCGAGCGGCTGGCGCAACAGATGCCCGCCTATGTTTCCGTCGTGCGCCATGATCCGGACGGAACGGGCATGCGCATGGCGCTCACCCAGAATTTCAACGTCAACGTGATTCATGCCGGGGAGCTCGTCTTCGTCGACATCCTGCCCGAGCGCTGGAGCGGCATGATGCCGGGTTTGCCCCCGGAAGTCGTTGCCGATCTGGCCCGGCGCGCCCGCGCCGCCGAAGCGCTCATCGCGGAAGAGCGTGAGCGGCAGGAGGAAGTTCCGATCCGCCCGCTGCCCGTGCGGGTGGCAGAACTGCCGACACTGACCCGGCTTGTCTTCGAGCCGCCGGTTCCCACGGCCATCAGCCGCCGGGTCGAGGAGGACGTGTTCGAGCTTCGCTTCGGCGACCCCTTCCGCCTCGAGGCCGAGCGCCCGCTCGCCGCCATACCCGGCATCGACGCTTATGAAGAGAGTGATCCCGACGGCAATCTGACGGTCCGTCTTTTGCTCGAACGGGGCTTCGATGCACGCGGCTTCCACGAGGATGACAGTTATATCGTTGATATTGAACCGCGCGAAGGTTTCGAGGAGGTCGTCGCGTCCGATCTGCCGGCCCTTCCGGCGTCATCCCCCGATGATGAACTCCCCGGCGCGGATCGCCGCGCCGGGATGCCGGACCCGATCGATCCGGAACCGGATGATGCGGGTGATGACGCCCCGGTTGCGGCGGATGTCGAAGATCCCGCACCCGCGTCATCGGTCACCAGCATCGAGCAGCTGATCCGCGAGCAGCTTCCCGAGCCCGAGAGCGGCGAGACCGAGGATGCGCGGGGGCGCTTCCTGCCCGGCCCGGATGACGGCGTTCCCGAATCATTGCGGCTCGATTTCGATTTCGGCGAGGCTGTCCCTGCCGCAGCTTTCACCCATGGCGGCATTCTGCGGGTGATCTTCGACAGCCGCAAGCCGCTCGCGCTCGATCCGCAACCGGAAGCGAGCGAGGCCGTGGCACGGCTTGACGGGATCCTGCGCGAGGGGCGTTTCGTCACTGTGCGCTTTGCGCTCCCGGAGCCGCGGCTGGCCCATCTGACACCGCATGATCGGGGCTGGACGCTCGGTATCGACGCCGATCCCGACCGCGCCGCGATGCCTGTGACAGTGCGTCCCGATATCGACGATTCCGGGCGTCATGTCGTCGCCGTTGATCTGCCGGAGGTTTCCGCGGTGCACTGGATCGACGCACCGGAGACCGGGATGCGCATCGCCGTTGCCACTGCGGCAGGGGAGCCGCGCAATCTGCCGCGCGATCAGCGCTTTCTCGAATTTCAGCTGCTCCAGACCGTGCAGGGCGCGGCCGTCGCGGCCATTGCGGATGATTTGCGCGTCAGGGTGCGCGATGACGAGGTCGTCGTATCGCGGCCGCGCGATCTGCTGATCAGCGGTACATCGCCCGCAGCGGGAGAGGCCGCCCCGGGCGAGATCTCGGGAGAAGCCGTTTTCGAAGCGGGTCCGTGGCGTGATGCCCGCGGCGGCGCGGTACGCCAGCGCCTGCACGAACAGATGGAGGCCGTGATCGAGGCCCGCCCGTCGCAACGCGGCGATGCCCGTCTCGATGTCGCGCGTTTCATGCTGGCCAACGGCCTCGCCACGGAAGCCGCAGGCGTCCTCGACGTCGTCGCCCAGGACGAGCCCGACCGCAGGACGGAAAGACGCTGGCTGCTCCTCAAGGCCGCTGCGGCCATGGCGATGGAGCGTCTCGATGAAGCGCGCGCGCTTCTCTCGCATCCCGAACACGACAGTGATCGCGAAATCCTGCTCTGGCGGGCCTGGCTCGATGCCCGCGAAGGCCGCGCGCAGCAGGCGATCGCCGGTTTCCGACACGGGCGGCCATTGCTGGAGGCCTATCCCGACGATCTTCAGGGCGCCATGCGCCTCAGCCTTGCCGAGAGCGCGCTCGCAGAGGGTGAAATCAACCTGGCACGCCGTGAGGCGACGGCGCTGGCTCAATTGGCCCCCGGCTCCGTTGAGCCGGATGCGCTGCATCTGCTCGAAGCCCGGATCGACATCGCCATCGGCCAGCCGGAACAGGCACTCGCCAATCTGGCCCGCCTCGCCGAAGAAGCCGCGCGCCCCTATGCCGCGCAGGCGGAATTGCTGCGTCTCGAGCATGGCCTGGCACGCGGCGCGGTCGATACCGACGAGGCCATCGCGGCACTGGAGCGTCTCATCGTCTCCTGGCGCGGTGACGAGGTGGAGGTCCGCACCCTCGGCCTGCTCGGGCAGCTCTATGCCGAGGAAGGGCGCTGGCGTGATGCCTTCGTCGCTGCACGCAATGCCGGCGCCTTCTTTCCCGACCATCCGGTTTCGCGGGAATTGCACGATGAGACAGCGCGCATCTTCGACGAGATCTTTCTCGGCGGGCGCGACGAAGCGCTCGACCAGGTCGAGGCCGTGGCCCTGTTCTTCGATTTCCGCGAATTCCTGCCGATCGGAAGACGTGGCGACGAGATCGTGCGCCAGCTTTCCAACCGGCTGGTCGAGCTCGACCTCATCGACAAGGCCACGGAATTGCTGCGGCATCAGGTCGATAACCGCCTTGACGGTTCGGCACGCGCCACGGTCGCGGCGCGTCTCGCCACGCTCTATCTGATGGAGGGCGAACCGCTGGCCGCACGCGAGGTGCTGGCGGAGACGCGCTTGCCGGAACTGCCGGAATCGATTCGCCAGGCCCGCATCCTGCTCGAAGCGCGGGCACTGTCGGATCTCTCGCGCACGGATCTCGCCCTCGAAATCCTTGCCGATACCGAAGGGCCGGAGGTCGACCGCCTGCGCGCGGACATCCTCTGGACGGCGCAGCGCTGGCGCGATGCCGGCGAGGCGCATGAAGCGCTGGCCGGTCGGCGCTGGCAGGATGGGGACGAACTCAGCCGGCGCGAGCGCACGGACATCCTGCGCGCCGCGATCGCCTATACGCTCGCCGACGAGGCGATCGCCCTCGACCGGCTGCGCGCGAAATTCCTCGATCAGATGATGGCTTCGGAGGATGCCGACGCGTTCGCCGTGGCCTCGGCTCCCGATTCCCTCGACACCGAGGCCTTTCGGACCCTGGCGACGCGCGTCACATCGAGCGATACCCTGTTCGACTTCCTCGAAGAATACCGCAAGCGTTTCCCCGAAACCGCGCTGCCGTCACGCCCGGGCGACGCCACGGGCGTGACCGGAAGCCCGGTCCCGGAAGATGAGCAGGCGCGGCTGAGCCCGGGCGCGGCGCCCGCAGATCGCGGCTGA